Proteins encoded in a region of the Actinomycetota bacterium genome:
- a CDS encoding CocE/NonD family hydrolase, translated as MNGPRRLAATMLSVCLVLGVVVVTGAPSSASTFEARGSVEQVYVTGLQPGAEVSLVTPGGDTLSSRPANDLGGALFREVPPGEGYRVRSGDAESPPLVVHDASPAPWDPSIYDQQIRPTGYSYLTTRDGTKLALTVHPPTSPAGLPGVPQGTQLPDGPTSYLPPYPTLIEYTGYGNANPSGPQSAIAVLANAMGFAVVSVNMRGTGCSGGAFDFFEPLQNLDGYDVIETIANQPWVLHNHVGMLGISYGGISQLFTAQLRPPSLAAITPLSVIDATATTLYPGGILNTGFAVEWARGRQRDALPAGPGRGQPWAWQRIQNGDTVCAANQALRPDAADLMAKVEENDHYVASVADAVSPVTFVHRINVPTFLVCQWQDEQTGGHCPELASRFTGTDKKWFTFTNGPHIDALIPQIYNRWYSFLQLYVAKKAPAESQAVTKAAAPVIYQSAMGLPQTEVVTFPPDPIHLMPTYEMALAAFEAQPQVRVLFDNGAGVSPTGQRTPGNPYAAFERSFTSWPIPGTSARTWYLGPNGSLSDTLPPTPGVDRYTSDASALPLTNHGPRTGGGGLWGNATQWQWDWKQNPAGTAVSYVSAPLAADTTVVGAGAVYLWVGSSTPDVDLQATISEVRPDGKETFVQNGYMRASVRKLSGDSSNMFKTPSTLLRPIPSYLEADAEPMPQDGSFVQVAIPLYYQGHVYRTGSRIRVTLAAPNGAQPFWSFGRTQPQGTTSEVSIASAPTQPSKLVLPVVPGGRAPTPLPACPSLRSQPCRTYQPITNLTAD; from the coding sequence ATGAACGGTCCACGGCGGCTGGCTGCGACGATGCTGAGCGTCTGTCTGGTGCTCGGGGTGGTGGTGGTGACGGGTGCTCCGTCCTCCGCGTCCACCTTCGAGGCGCGCGGGAGCGTGGAGCAGGTGTACGTCACCGGCCTGCAACCGGGGGCCGAGGTCTCCCTGGTGACTCCGGGAGGAGACACCCTGAGTTCCCGTCCGGCCAACGACCTGGGCGGTGCTCTCTTCCGCGAGGTCCCACCCGGGGAGGGGTACCGGGTGCGGTCCGGGGACGCCGAGTCCCCTCCGCTCGTCGTGCACGACGCCTCCCCGGCGCCCTGGGACCCGAGCATCTACGACCAGCAGATCCGTCCGACCGGCTACTCCTACCTGACCACCCGGGACGGGACGAAGCTGGCGCTCACGGTCCACCCCCCGACGAGCCCGGCCGGCCTCCCGGGGGTCCCCCAGGGCACCCAGCTCCCGGACGGACCCACCTCCTACCTCCCGCCCTACCCGACCCTGATCGAGTACACCGGGTACGGGAACGCCAACCCGTCGGGCCCGCAGAGCGCGATCGCCGTCCTCGCCAACGCGATGGGCTTCGCCGTCGTGAGCGTCAACATGCGGGGGACCGGCTGCTCGGGCGGGGCCTTCGACTTCTTCGAGCCCCTGCAGAACCTCGACGGCTACGACGTCATCGAGACGATCGCGAACCAGCCGTGGGTGCTCCACAACCACGTGGGGATGCTCGGGATCTCCTACGGCGGTATCAGCCAGCTCTTCACGGCACAGCTCAGGCCGCCCAGCCTGGCCGCGATCACTCCGCTGTCGGTGATCGACGCCACCGCGACCACGCTGTATCCGGGAGGGATCCTCAACACCGGCTTCGCGGTCGAGTGGGCGCGGGGACGCCAGCGCGACGCGTTGCCCGCCGGTCCGGGCAGGGGCCAGCCCTGGGCATGGCAACGGATCCAGAACGGCGACACGGTCTGTGCTGCGAACCAGGCGCTGCGTCCGGATGCGGCCGACCTGATGGCCAAGGTCGAGGAGAACGACCACTACGTCGCGTCCGTGGCCGACGCCGTCAGCCCGGTCACCTTCGTCCACCGGATCAACGTGCCCACCTTCCTGGTCTGCCAGTGGCAGGACGAGCAGACGGGGGGACACTGTCCGGAGCTCGCCTCCCGGTTCACCGGGACCGACAAGAAGTGGTTCACGTTCACGAACGGCCCGCACATCGACGCCCTGATCCCGCAGATCTACAACCGGTGGTACAGCTTCCTGCAGCTGTACGTGGCGAAGAAGGCCCCCGCCGAGAGCCAGGCGGTCACGAAGGCGGCCGCGCCGGTCATCTACCAGTCCGCGATGGGGCTCCCGCAGACGGAGGTCGTCACGTTCCCGCCCGACCCGATCCACCTGATGCCCACCTACGAGATGGCGCTGGCCGCGTTCGAGGCGCAGCCGCAGGTGCGGGTCCTGTTCGACAACGGAGCGGGAGTGTCACCGACCGGACAGAGGACGCCCGGGAACCCGTACGCCGCGTTCGAGCGGTCCTTCACCTCATGGCCGATCCCTGGGACATCGGCCCGGACCTGGTACCTCGGACCCAACGGGAGCCTGTCGGACACGCTCCCGCCCACCCCGGGCGTGGACCGGTACACCTCTGACGCGTCGGCCCTTCCGCTGACGAACCACGGACCCCGGACCGGTGGCGGGGGGTTGTGGGGCAACGCGACGCAGTGGCAGTGGGACTGGAAGCAGAACCCGGCCGGGACCGCGGTCTCCTACGTGTCCGCGCCACTAGCCGCGGACACCACCGTCGTGGGTGCGGGTGCCGTCTACCTGTGGGTGGGGTCCTCGACGCCGGACGTCGACCTGCAGGCGACGATCAGCGAGGTGCGACCCGACGGCAAGGAGACGTTCGTCCAGAACGGGTACATGCGAGCGAGCGTCCGGAAGCTGTCCGGCGACTCCAGCAACATGTTCAAGACGCCGAGCACCCTGCTGCGTCCCATCCCGTCCTACCTCGAGGCTGACGCGGAGCCGATGCCGCAGGACGGCAGCTTCGTCCAGGTGGCGATCCCGCTCTACTACCAGGGGCACGTCTACCGGACGGGGTCGCGGATCCGGGTGACGCTCGCCGCGCCGAACGGCGCGCAGCCCTTCTGGTCGTTCGGCCGGACGCAACCCCAGGGAACCACCTCGGAGGTGTCGATCGCGTCAGCGCCGACGCAGCCATCGAAGCTCGTGCTCCCGGTGGTCCCGGGGGGCCGGGCCCCGACGCCGCTGCCCGCTTGCCCCAGCCTGCGCAGCCAGCCGTGCCGCACCTACCAGCCGATCACGAACCTGACGGCGGACTGA
- a CDS encoding sigma-70 family RNA polymerase sigma factor, with product MPIGSAFEEVLAAARAGGDWAWRILYEDLAPAVLGYLRARGARDPEDLLGEVFLQVVRDLPGFEGDEAGFRAWVFVIAHRRLVDDVRRRTRRPETPVAHEQLEPQPWTGSVEGQALDAVAGERVRAVIEGLVPAQRDVLLLRIMGGLTIEEIAEAVGKRPGAVKALQRRGLAAVRRALDAG from the coding sequence ATGCCCATAGGCTCCGCGTTCGAGGAGGTACTGGCCGCCGCGCGCGCGGGGGGCGACTGGGCGTGGCGGATCCTCTACGAGGACCTGGCTCCCGCCGTGCTGGGGTACCTGCGGGCGCGGGGAGCCCGCGACCCGGAAGACCTGCTCGGTGAGGTGTTCCTGCAGGTGGTCCGCGACCTCCCCGGGTTCGAGGGGGACGAGGCGGGCTTCAGGGCCTGGGTGTTCGTCATCGCGCACCGACGCCTCGTGGACGACGTGCGCAGACGCACCCGGCGGCCGGAGACGCCCGTCGCCCACGAGCAGCTGGAGCCGCAGCCCTGGACGGGGTCCGTCGAGGGCCAGGCTCTCGACGCGGTGGCGGGGGAGAGGGTGCGCGCGGTGATCGAGGGACTCGTCCCGGCTCAGCGCGATGTCCTGCTCCTGCGGATCATGGGCGGGCTCACCATCGAGGAGATCGCCGAGGCCGTCGGGAAGCGTCCGGGTGCGGTGAAGGCGCTGCAGAGGCGGGGCCTCGCCGCCGTCCGGCGCGCCCTCGATGCCGGGTGA
- a CDS encoding MEDS domain-containing protein, giving the protein MFEGGTRVDGRIADPGQMSLGDHICWTIDRPEEHAPVLCAYFMRGLELGCRLFYACDRFSPEEVADQLTAAGLDVPALQDEGTLVMLSASEIYPPAWAFHGGETVARFRQQADLAVADGYAGLCAAGDPTALLRDGVEIESIVEYELLADRTIRTSPLMSLCIYDGSWSSGSHVRDILAAHPAHLGARPAYWTSSGDADGLALRGEVDMAVGATFWRTLEAVARIDHHVTLDVSSLRFLDVDGMRALERLARALYDTDRRLTLVAPSRLLSDCLSTMAVDRLPNVKVAAKP; this is encoded by the coding sequence ATGTTCGAGGGGGGAACCCGCGTGGACGGCCGCATCGCCGATCCAGGACAGATGTCGCTCGGCGACCACATCTGCTGGACCATCGACCGGCCCGAGGAGCACGCCCCCGTCCTGTGCGCCTACTTCATGCGTGGCCTGGAGCTGGGCTGCCGGCTCTTCTACGCATGCGACCGCTTCTCCCCCGAGGAGGTCGCCGACCAGCTCACCGCGGCGGGCCTGGACGTACCGGCGCTCCAGGACGAGGGCACGCTGGTCATGCTCAGCGCCTCGGAAATCTACCCTCCCGCCTGGGCCTTCCATGGGGGGGAGACGGTGGCCCGGTTCCGCCAGCAGGCGGACCTCGCCGTCGCCGACGGGTACGCGGGGCTGTGCGCGGCGGGCGATCCCACGGCCCTCCTGCGCGACGGCGTGGAGATCGAGTCGATCGTCGAGTACGAGCTCCTGGCCGACCGCACGATCCGGACGTCGCCCCTCATGTCGCTGTGCATCTACGACGGATCCTGGAGCTCCGGGTCTCACGTCCGAGACATCCTCGCTGCGCACCCGGCGCATCTGGGAGCCAGGCCCGCCTACTGGACCAGTTCGGGCGATGCGGACGGACTGGCCCTGCGCGGCGAGGTGGATATGGCCGTCGGGGCCACCTTCTGGAGGACCCTGGAAGCCGTCGCGAGGATCGACCACCACGTCACGCTGGACGTCTCGAGCCTGCGCTTCCTCGACGTCGACGGGATGCGGGCGCTCGAGCGGCTGGCGCGAGCGCTGTACGACACCGACCGCCGCTTGACCCTGGTCGCTCCGTCACGTCTCCTCTCGGACTGCCTCTCGACCATGGCCGTCGACCGCCTCCCGAACGTGAAGGTCGCCGCGAAACCCTGA
- a CDS encoding response regulator transcription factor encodes MNSAARLLVVDDDERILEITRVALEEEGYRVDTAQNAEEAMERIQQRMPDLLVLDVMLPGKDGFELCRDIRRSSDVPIILLTAKTDTIDVVVGLESGADDYVTKPFEMRELLARMRSLLRRVRHRTEGEPKVMRVGSLEIRPEEGVALKQGEPLSLTRTEFRLLCTMAAKPSRVFTREVLLEEVWGYDYFGDARLVDVHIRRLRSKIEDDPARPHLLQTVRGMGYKVAEG; translated from the coding sequence ATGAACAGCGCTGCCAGGCTGCTCGTCGTCGACGACGACGAACGGATCCTAGAGATAACCCGGGTCGCCCTCGAGGAGGAGGGGTACCGGGTCGACACCGCTCAGAACGCCGAGGAGGCGATGGAGCGGATCCAGCAGAGGATGCCCGACCTCCTGGTGCTGGACGTGATGCTTCCCGGCAAGGACGGGTTCGAGCTCTGTCGCGACATCCGCCGCTCCAGCGACGTCCCGATCATCCTGCTGACCGCGAAGACGGACACCATCGACGTGGTCGTCGGCCTGGAATCCGGTGCGGACGACTACGTGACGAAGCCCTTCGAGATGCGGGAGCTCCTCGCCCGCATGAGGTCGCTCCTGCGACGCGTCCGGCACCGCACGGAGGGCGAGCCGAAGGTGATGCGGGTCGGCTCCCTGGAGATAAGGCCGGAGGAGGGCGTCGCCCTGAAGCAGGGGGAGCCCCTCTCCCTCACCCGCACGGAGTTCCGGCTGCTCTGCACGATGGCCGCGAAGCCGTCCCGGGTCTTCACGCGGGAGGTCCTGCTCGAGGAGGTGTGGGGGTACGACTACTTCGGCGACGCCAGGCTCGTCGATGTCCACATCCGTCGTCTCCGCTCCAAGATCGAGGACGACCCCGCCCGACCGCACCTCCTTCAGACGGTCCGCGGTATGGGCTACAAGGTCGCCGAGGGCTGA